From one Babesia bovis T2Bo chromosome 3, whole genome shotgun sequence genomic stretch:
- a CDS encoding microtubule-associated protein RP/EB family, with amino-acid sequence MNTHRGVETTQLSGRSELISWVNTTIGVNIERIEQCSNGAIYIQLIDSVHPGKVQLAKVKFNAELEYELMGNYKVLQSAFIKLGIEKVIDVQKLIKGRYQDNLEFLQWIRGYVNSKRTAETHTYDGNRRRVTAVIRNCITKKANAHLNLGTVTSALPVWAHNGVNVELIKDCINIVKTGNGNGNSSGSSNTLASSLGSSSTDKGIMDSIPLTTEIKPEYDDRKRKLDIKRNINNTCSRSSTIDTQFKDSTENTYKDELDTANKDIEKLKIILEASEREVNSLKMQIDAQNTEMNDIKEQVNNYKVQIDKLENDLKTQKAQIEQLKIQLGQAQAEKQVAKMSKDFYYNKLRKIEIMCQKNENGHCDVNKLFDIMYATDSVL; translated from the coding sequence atgaataCACATCGAGGTGTAGAAACGACACAACTCTCAGGAAGAAGTGAATTGATATCATGGGTCAATACAACCATTGGTGTCAATATAGAACGTATAGAACAATGTAGCAACGGAgctatatacatacagCTAATTGATTCAGTACACCCAGGGAAAGTACAACTAGCAAAAGTCAAATTCAATGCCGAACTAGAATACGAACTAATGGGAAATTATAAAGTACTGCAATCGGCGTTCATTAAACTTGGAATCGAAAAGGTAATAGATGTGCAAAAACTAATCAAAGGAAGATACCAAGATAACCTAGAATTCTTACAGTGGATTAGAGGATATGTAAACTCAAAACGAACTGCTGAAACACATACATACGATGGAAATAGAAGAAGGGTAACCGCGGTTATTAGGAATTGTATTACGAAAAAAGCAAACGCACACCTTAACCTAGGAACTGTTACAAGTGCACTGCCGGTATGGGCACATAATGGAGTTAATGTGGAACTTATCAAAGATTGCATCAATATCGTGAAAACAGGTAATGGCAACGGTAACAGTAGTGGAAGTAGCAATACACTTGCATCGAGCTTAGGGAGTAGCAGTACAGATAAGGGAATAATGGACTCCATCCCACTAACTACTGAAATAAAGCCTGAATATGATGATAGAAAACGTAAATTGGATATTAAAAGGAATATTAATAACACTTGCTCAAGGTCATCAACTATTGATACACAGTTTAAAGATAGCACCGAGAACACGTACAAAGATGAACTGGATACTGCAAATAAAGATATAGAAAAACTGAAAATCATACTAGAAGCAAGTGAACGTGAAGTAAATTCACTTAAAATGCAAATAGATGCACAAAATACCGAGATGAATGATATCAAGGAGCAGGTTAACAACTACAAGGTACAAATAGATAAACTAGAAAATGATCTGAAAACACAAAAGGCACAAATTGAACAGTTGAAAATACAATTAGGACAAGCACAAGCAGAGAAACAGGTAGCCAAAATGAGTAAAGATTTCTATTATAACAAATTAAGGAAAATCGAAATCATGTGCCagaaaaatgaaaatgGACACTGCGACGTCAACAAACTGTTCGACATCATGTACGCAACAGATAGTGTACTCTAA